Genomic window (Danio rerio strain Tuebingen ecotype United States chromosome 24, GRCz12tu, whole genome shotgun sequence):
aataatttgcaatctccaaaaatgtatatagggctacgttttcagaatgagcctgtgttgaagaGATCATGtgtaaacaggccctttttaaacATACAGGTACACCAATTTAGTGGAAAGAAGTTGTAAAATGAATTTCCTGCAATGCTGgtttgtgtgaatgcagaaggaaaattgccagaaagagCATGTACATTTTAAGAAAGCACTGACGTGAGATGTCTACTCTGGCCAATCAGTTTATTTAGATGACACATTCACATCTGTGTGttagtctgataatatttctatCTTTCTTAGTGCCAGCTGTGGATAAAATGAtctataaaatgcttatgatcAACAACATTTTTCCCCTATAGTTAAGTATTTTGGCTTGCCTTGGACTAAAGCAAaattaatgaattcattttttaaataaataaaagttaaaccaTCAACAAAAAGACCCCTTCATGTTTGCAAATACAATCGCAGAGGTAATTTCTGGATAATTaagtcagaatttactggtatatTGAAATGGGTGTGTGAATGGTGTTTTTCCAGAAAATATCTACcgttatcactgtgtgaaaggaaCTATTAACCCATAGCCAATGTTTTTTGGTGCTGTTCTGTTACCACCATGAGGGGTAGCCCAGAACAGCCCATCCAACACTACCTATGATGAAAGtgaaggtggcatggtggctcagtggttagcactgtcgcctcactcgctggttcaagtcctggctgggccagttggcatttctgtgtggagttttcatgttctccccgtgttggcgtgggattcctctgagtgctccgttttcccccacagtccaatcacatgcgctatagttgagactaaattggctgttgtgtatgtatgcgtgtgggaatgtgagagtgtattggtgtttcccagtactgtgttgtggctggaaagacatccgctgcttaaaacatatgttagattagttggcggttcattctgctgtggagacccctgataaataagggactaagcccaaataaaataaatgaatgatgaaagTGATCCCGATTCCTCAAGCAAACATACTGAAACTCTTTAACATGCTGTTTGTATAATCAATCAGTAAAAGCACAGTAACGAAAATTACATATTAAAGCAAAAACCCCCACCCTCGTTTACTCTTTTGCATTATGGGATTTTCTTTTAGTCATGTACATACCAAAACAATGCTGAACCTCTCCTCTAGTTCCTCCTCAGACGGTTGAGGCAGTTTAGGGGCTGCTGGCGGTTTTTGCCCATAAGTGCTGAGGGGCCGTTTAATTTCCCGTACGGGTGACATCTCCAGACTCCCAGCTGCATTTCCCATGGCTGTATGCGGAGTCACTCACAGAGGCACACATATACAGTGCAGATGATACAGGTCTCGCTCAGTGAAGCTCTACAAGGAAAACTTTACACCTGCTGGCTGATTCCAGATTCTTGAATTGGACTTCTTAGTCAGTCCTAATGTATAATGTTGGGGTACGTTGGGAACACTGACAGATTATCCAGTTCGGTTCTGCAAAGTGTATTAGATGTTTCACAACTTTGACTTTAGCACTGTTTGACTCTAAACCCTGGTGTTACAACTTGTTCAGTCCCGATGTACTGTAGCAGTTCAGTAGTTGGAAAATTTGGAAAGACAATCACATAAAATCCAGCTCAAATGTTGAAGATTTTGGTTCTGTAAGGTCCATCAAAGCACAGCTTTACATCTGCCGTCTGACTTTAATTATTTGAATATGTTTAGTCTTTGTTTAGTCCCATTATAAAATTTGTATCGGTCCTACTACGGGAACACAGATAATCCATCTGAAGCTTAAATCCTGAAGACTTTTTTTCAGTAAATTCCATCCAAGATCCTTAAACTATGACGACTGCTGATTGACTCTAAATCACTTATTTTTCAATCCCAGTGTGGTACATTTAGTGGGAGCAAAATCAGATAATCCAGCAGAATCCTGtaccatttaactttttttttttttttttgctcactgTCTCTAAAACAATTGAAATGACCTCTTATTCAATCCTACTGTACTGTAGAAGTTTTGGTCCAACTGTAGAAATAATTGGGAATGCAGTCAAGAGTCTGCTTCAGTAAAGTCCATCAAAGTTTCTATAAGTACAGCTTTACACCTGCTGACTGACTTTAAACATCTGAATATGACTAAAGGACTTCATGTTCAGTCCCAATGTAGAATTTGTTTTAGTCCAATATTGGGAAGAGCAATAATCCATCAGAGGCTGGAATCCTGAAACATTTTGGTTTAAAGATACTATAACTATGACTTTAGACCTGCGGACTCTAAACTGGCTCTTGTTTAGTCCCAATGTAGCAGTTCAGCAGGTGGAAACTTTGAGAACACATAAAATCCAGCAGTAGCTCAAATGTTGGAGGATATGGCTCTGTAAACCTTCTACAAGTAACGCTTAATTGTTCAGTCCTAATCTAGAATATGTTTCAGTCCAGTAGTGGGACACTTTGGGAAATCAGATAATCCAACagaagttcaaatcctgaaaaaCGTAGCTTTATAAACTTCATTAAGAtactataactgtgacttaagaccTGCTAACTCTAAACTGCCTCTTGTTCAGTCCCAATGTAGCAGTTCAGCAGTGTAGAACTTTGGGAACACATGAAATCCAACAGTAGCTCAAATGTTGGAGGATATGGCTCTGTAAACTTTCTACAAGAACAGATTTTTTGTTCAGTCCCAATGTAGAATATGTTTTAGCCCAATAGTGGGACACTTTGGGAAGTTAGAGAATCCAACAGAAGCTTGAATGCtgaaaaatgtagatttataaaCTTCGTCAAAGATGCTAACTATGGCTTTACACCTGCTGATTGAATATAAATGCTTGAATGTCACTTCTTGTTCAGTCCCAACGTAGCAGATTAGTTAGAAACCTTGCGCAAATGTTTTACTGGTGGTCAttcactggtggtggatgaggagattccacccaaaaatgtgtaaagcggaaaagtgtccagaaaagcgctaaataaatggaaggaattattattattatatgttttttgtaAAGTCTGTCAAAGTTTCCACAAGTACAGCTTTCCTGTTCAGCCTTCTTATTCAGTCCCAATGTAGAATATGTTTAAGTCCAATAGTGGGACACTTTGGGAACACAGATAATCCAACAGAAGCTTGAATCCTGAAATTCGTAGCTTTATTAACTTCGTCAGAGATACTATAACTATGACTTTACACCTGCTGACTGACTCTAATTGAAAATAACTTCATGTTCGGTCCCAGTGTGATAGTTTTAGTCCAATGGTGGGATACTTTATTAACAGAATCAGACGAGGTTTGAATcctgaacaatttgtttctttaaaatccGCAAAAGATTCTGCAGCAACAACACAACTATCTGCTGACTGACTCTAAACACTTGAACATGACTTCTTGTTCAGCCCAAATGTAGGATTTGTCTTGATCCAGCGATGGAGAACAGTCAGATAAAATCCAGCAGATGCTCAAACTCAAgtcaattttttaaatagttgatTATTTTTTCAGCTTCTTGTTCAGATGATGTTGTAACAAAATTTCCAGTGAATGCAGGCAAGTCTGTATTCTCTCCAGATGTGTTTTAGTGGTCTCAGACTGGGATCTCGTGTGCTCCTGGTGTCCGCTACATCTCTCTGCTCCATCCTGAGTGAGTATTTCAGGTAGGGAGGAAAGCATTGAGCGCTCTAACAGAGGCAGCGGGAGCAGGGAGGCTTCTGGGTCCTAGTGctgtgattatgtgtgtgtgtgtgtgtgtgtgtgtgtgtgtgtgcgtgtgtgtgtgtgtgtgtgtgtgtgtgtgtgtgtgtgtgtgtcaaatgaACACCTGATACTTACTCAAATGTCCATCTACAACTGCGGTCTCGTGTTTCCTGTTGGTGTTTGTTGCTAGGAGGCTAAAGACAACCACACAACACCGGACATAGAGACCCAATTGTCGTCTTAATGACATCAGGCTTCATTTCTGCAAACCTCTGCAAAACCTGTGGTGGCACAAGAAAAGTGTTCaaattaaaaacagcatttaaagtAACATTGGaaagattttttgtttgttttttaaagatatttcttactcttaatttatttttcttaaaatatacaataaaacattaaaatattattaaaataggatttttttttctttcatttgaataaattatataatgGAATTTAATAGTAAATATACTTTATAAAGCTAATTATAGGCAATATTACTCTCTTCAGTGTCACATGTTCTTCATAAATCACTTTAATAGGCTGATGTGATGCTCAAGAAATGTATGCTATTattgaaaacattgaaaatattgTATACATAGAAATTCTTCAATAAATACAAAGCATAGATGTAATACATTTgtgctttatatatttatgttttaaatatcttATAAAACATATAGGCCTAAGTTATATAAAACACAATGGGGTTTGAATGTCTTACTAGAGAGCATTATTATTTTGTCCCTGCAGTGTTCATTTGCAATGCAAATGGTAACCCATAGTAGCCATTATAGATGTAATAGTTCAGCCGATACAACAGCACGGTGGGTTTTTTTCATACTATATATGagaattctttaaaataatatttatttaaaaatatgtgaataataatttagtttatatTTGGTGGATTTATATTTtggttttttatattttgttgacATTGGATATAACCAACATTCAAGGCATGTAATAcattaatgtgcatacaaatATGAATTTCTATATCAAAAcagattaaaagtttaaaaggtaaGACTGAATAAACACTCTGTTGCCTCTTTTAATGTATtttgacaataaataaaaacaatactgagCAATTGCGCCACCTGCCGGTTATGTAGAAGTAAACTGTTTTAATTTGTCTATGTTACAATGATTGACAAGATATGGTAggatttttaataacattatccataaatgtaatattattgttTCCAGTTCAGCATAAATctccattttaaaacattttacaatatgcttttaatttaaaTCAGCTATCTCGTTAAATCGGCTTTTACTGTTTTTGTATTTCAActattaaaacaataacaaactaCTATTCTAACGTTATAGCcttattatacataaatataaagcaATGCGTCATTCAATGCTGCTTCAAATAGCAATAaaccataaaaaataaagatttagcTATTTAAGGCCGATATgtgttgtacactgtaaaaaaaaaatgcatggttccacacagttccttcatgttgtcctaacacaaatcaattaagtaactaaattgtttttacaaatttaagcggattgaacatagaacaattaagttgtcataaAAAAATCAAGTAATTTGATGTTTCTGCtcgttttaagttaattaaaGCCGTTTTAAGCCTAATGGGCTTAATTAAGCAACAGATTTAAGGATTTAAggaaataatgaaaaagaaagacGATGAATATGAAAACTTTGTTGGCCTATTTAATtgatcaaaacacaatttattaaaactcaaaaaaaatcgagcttaaatgtattttaaaaaataaaagagagaatgtgtgtgttatgttaaaaactatttctgGACCAATCTCCTCATAATTATTTGCTCAAAATATTCCAATCAAAATGACGAAATTTGACAAAACGTTCAGTAGTTTGCATCACAGGATAATACTACTAAATTTCTGTGGTAAAAACAGTtgtctaataataaatattaccaaATTACTACTTACCTCACGCTCAACTTGACCGTTAACGGAAGCTTTCCGTGTTCCCGCCGAAATGCATGCAATTTTGCATAAAGCTCCGCCTCCTTTGATTCGATATTGGTCACTTCAGTCATTTTGACATTGATGATAAGCAAGACTATAATTGACAGATTTGCATGAATCTTTTTGCATGAAAGCAGGAGGTTTTcagctaaaaaatatttttatggtcTTAAAGTCTAATGTagagtgctcaacataaatgtaCACCCCATCTCGAGTAATATTTATATCCATGACTATTTTTAcccattaaaaatatgaataaattcatattttaatccatttctcagtgaatatcgGTCATACATTttgatgcatttgaacaaaacagatttatgaaatcaatattttaaaatcgaaacataatacatttaaattcatgcaaaatattggtggggggggggggtgacaaACTACTAAATTTttgctaaattttatatattttgcttttttttacatttttattaacttttatttaaacatataaatTTGAGCATACTAATTTTGGATTAgttatcataaattattttgttacattAGTTCCAGATTgatcttcagtactgactaatccaatgtacatgcatacatataatactgtaaagctTCCTTTAGACAATAAttaaaatgagagatttgtaaggggtgttctcatatatgttgagcactgaaCATCTCGTATGCCCTGATGGTGATTAACAGcaaagtttttctttttcagtcAGCTATCCTCTTAAAGTAAACAGTGTTATCCTCTGCTGGTTTTGACCTGTAGTTAGccttattgttttattcatgttATGAATAACTTAATATAGAAGATGCTTTTTAATTCTGAACAGCGATAATTATATCCAAACTGTAATTGCGCAATGCATCTTCTACAAGGAGCCCTTAATACTCTTTTTGTTTTGATTGTAAGATGATGCAATGGTTCAGCATGGAGTTCTGGAGTCTTGCATGCAATGAATTCCTGCAGATGATATTCGACAAAACAAGCTTGCATTTCTATGCATCTGTTGCCTGATGTCTGTCTAATAATGACAGGAAGTTTAAATGTCATTGCAGAACATCTGGCTTTCATCAGATGCACATATGGAAAAACTGACTGAACATTCTTTAGTGAATGAGGGCTTGTCTTCTGGGATTTCTGGAGGCTGGACTGCAAAGAAGTATAAAGCTGCAAAAGTTGTGTTTCACAACTCCAAGTACAGTGCAAGCTCAGCAACACGTCCAAGAACTTTGAAGgaaatattacattttgatttACAGTGTGAAAAGCTTCCCTGACAAGGTAAGATCAGTTTATCTTTTATACAATTGTCGAGCTGATTATTCAGCTTTTAGCCAAAGATGCAAGGTTTCAGACTGATTATTCATTATTAGACAAATAATGCATGATTAAGTTACAACTTATATTATTTAACCAACAAAGTTggttaaaaaaaagcttttatctATCTTTAAATATATAAGACAAGTAGTGAAATAATCATCAGTACTATATgatgtttacattatttataagTGTAGATATTTCTCTGTTGTCTGTTTCAGTAATCTTTTGGTGATATGCAATAAATCTGAAATAGCAATATTTTGCATCACTattcttaaccctttaactaccccaccatgaaaaaaaatgtttggattgcatttcctgtagttaacacactcaatgctttTTTTcaatcccataatttctaaaatatcaacctctaccaaatggatGATATGTTGTGTAAGGTAAAAGTACCAAgcttaatacatatactatgaaaattttgaaaatattaattgtaaagaccaaattattatttttttaaatattcagaataaaacatttttaaatactaaatcacctttattttttgaagtatgccataaaatagtTCAGATTAtcatttatgtttctttttttttaacaacaaaattaaaatcaagaatagtagtgcaacaggattatgtctgtttgattttttgtaaaccaacaatgccttgcagtgtaaaatattatttaaaacagtccttctttaaattactttaacagtcattatttaaaacagtcaaatgGTTTACCATTTGGTAAAGCAGCAGTCAAAAGTTTAAACCAAACGGGTTCAAATTACTGTtcatcactaaaataaaaaatatttaatttacacgcacatcacaaaaaataattataaaagtagaaaaaataaaatagataattaATATAGTGCACCTacatattacaaaataatatatatatatatatatatatatataaatccagccaattctgtctgtctctttttgtttaaaagtaataaaaactaagctaaaaaaaaaacaaaacatagtcTTATtgtcttttgggagaagcctgtgtcatttccggTCCAAAAAAACCTGCTGGTTGAAtgaaagtaactttaagtcagaatttgttaacctttaaatcacactttaagctgaatactagtgtcttgaataatatctagtaaaatattattaactgtcatcatggctgagataaaataaaataaatcagataaataaattagaaatgacttattaaaactattatgtttagaaatgtgttggaaaaaaagcttatttttattaaagagaaattggggaaaaatatacaggggggctaacaggacttcaactgtacactcaTTGGCCATTTATTAGGAACATCATACTTGtttcgggttggacccccttttgactTCAGTACTGCCTCGTTACTgtaaaattcctcagagattttagtatGTTTGGACaagacagcatcacacagttgctgaagatttgtcggctgcacattcatgatgcaaatatgagttactgttgcctttttataagctggaaccagtctggccattctcctcttacctctggcatcaaccaaacatttgcgcccacagaactgccgctcactggatattttctctttttttggaccattctctgtaaaccctagagatggttgtgcgtgaaaatctcagtagatcagcagtttctgaaatactcagaccagcccgtctggcaccaacaactatgccacgttcaaagtcacttaaatcacctttcttccccattctgatgctcggtttgaactgcagcagattgtcttgaccatgtctacatgcctaaatgcattgagttgctgccacgtgattggctgattcgaaatttgcattaacaagcagttggataagtgtacctaataaagtggccagtgagtgatgttatttttgtttcattattgAGTGATTTGATGTAATACTCTGGTTTTGTGTAACAAATTCATAAATAATGATCATATCTTTTTATTTGGATCACAGAAAACTACAAGACATCTGCAGAATTCCAACGTCCTCACTGTTGAAACTCACTATGAGCTCTTTAGGTGTTTGTTCGCTGGAAGCTTCTGAGGGCAGCAGTGAAAAAATTGTGCTAAATGTGGGTGGGGTAAAACATGAGACCCTCAGAACTACCCTAATGAGCCTTCCAGGGTCCCGTTTGGCTGAGCTGGTGAACACAGAGAAGTCTCCTTCAGAGCTTTTTTTTGATCGCCACCCTGAAGTCTTCGCTCATGTGCTGCAGTATTATAGAAGCGGGAAACTGCACTGTCCCAGCAACCTGTGTGGGCTTTTGCTGGAAGAGGAGTTCACCTTCTGGGGTATTAGCAGTGCTGATGTGGAGCCCTGCTGCTGGGAGAcctttcaacagaataaagagaCCCTGAAGGCATTGGCTGGGATTAAACCCTCAGTGATGAAGAAAGAGGAGGAATCAGGTCAAAAACAGCAATCCAGCAGCTCTAGAGGCTGGCAGAGGAAGATATGGGCTCTCTTTGACAAGCCGTACTCATCTGTCTGCGCTAGAGTAAGTGCTCAAGCTCATGTGGAGCTGAAACATACAGAACTGGAGAACTGCCTTTAATTCATGAAcaggaaatgttttatttatccatctatcatttCTGATTGTCTATCccttcatccatttatttatctatctatctatctatctatctatctatctatctatctatctatctatctatctatctttctatctatctatctatctatctaactgtctgtctgtctgtctgtctgtctgtctgtctgtccgtccctccgtccgtccgtccgtccgtctgtgcATTTCTGTgtctagccatccatccatccatccatccatccatcatttctgtttatctgtgtgtcacagtccatctttctatctatcccaTCTATCTGTCCCattatctgtccatctatctatctatctatctatctatctatctatctatctatctatctatctatctatctatctatctatctatctatctgtctgtctgtctgtctgtctgtctgtctgtctgtctgtgcatttctatgtccattcatccatccatccatccatccatccctccattcatccatcatttctGTCTATCTGTGCAtttctctgtccatccatccatccatccatccatccatccatccatccatcatttctgTCTATCGGTGCATTtcattgtccatccatccatccatccatccatccatccatcatttctgTCTATCGGTGCATTTCTCTGTCCATtcatcctccatccatccatttatctttccctccattaaataattattcatgtCTATCTGTGCAtttctctgtccatccatctattcatccatccatccatccatccatgcctccatccatccatccatccattcatccatccatccatccatccatcatttctgtctatctgtttatttctctgtccattcatcctccatccatccatttatctttcCCTCCATTAATTGTTAATTATTCATGTCTATCTGTGCAtttctctgtccatccatccatccatccatccatccatcatttctgTATATCGGTGCATTtctctgtccattcatccatccatccatccatttatcttttcctcaattaattaattattcatgtcTATCTGTGCATTTCTCTGTCATCTATCTATGGattctatctctgtctgtctgtctgtctgtctgtctgtctgtttgtctgtctgtcatttcCTCCCCTCCGTCCCATCTATAGTATCCATCCTATCCATCTTTTCTATCCCTTTATCCATCCTATCTATCCCATTCATGCTTTCCATCCCTTTTTCCATCCATCAATACATTCTATCCATCCTTAATGTCCCTTTATTTGTCCCATTCATCCATCTtatccaccccaaccctaaaattAACGGCACAAGCTTTGTGCTTTTCTCCAGTTGAATTGTGTTCAGTCTTCTTTCTGTTTCTGTTCCTCCAGATCATTGCTATCATATCTCTGTTCTTCATCCTCCTCTCCATCATCGCATTTTCTCTTTGGACTTTGCCCAGCATCAATTCGCACCAATTTCTCAATGCATGGGCAAGCAACTCAACCGATGATTTTTCCAGGACCCGTCCTCCAGAAGCTCAAGCTCTTGACGCAGTGGAAATAGTGTGCTCGATATGGTTCGTGTTCGAGTTTGCGATACGTGCAGGCAGCTGTCCAAGCAAACTATGGTTCTTTATTAATGTTATGAACATTGTCGACCTGCTGGCTCTCTTCCCGTGGTTCTTCCGATGGAGTTCAAACAATTTCAGTGTATTTGCATTGGGTTTTCTGCACGCAATGCGATGCATACGTCTCCTTCGTGTCTTCAAACTAATGCAGCATGTGTTTGGTGTGAGAGTGTTGACGCACACACTTCGTGCAAGTTTGACGTCTCTTTGCATCGTTCCTCTTTTACTCTCCATTTGCACGCTCATATTTGGCACCATGTTTTATTTTGCTGAATTGACTCATAAGGACTCGTACATTAGTAGCAGTAGCGGTCTAGATGGATTTTGGTGGGCTCTGGTAACGCTGACCACAGTGGGTTATGGAGATATGTTGCCTGTAACAAGGCAAGGCAAATGTGTAGCATTCCTTTGTGCAATGGTCGGGGTTTTGCTTATCGTTCTGCCAGTGCCCATAATCGTCAACAACTTCCTCAAGTTCAGCTCCTTGGTCAAGACTAAGCATTCAATGCCCAGAATGAATGAGAAAAGGAGTGTCGATGTAGGTCCTTCATATTCTACTTAGAGATTAGAACAAGAGGTATGGATAAATTATAGGATAATGTTATAGTATAAACATCATGTGACCCAGTGGGCACATTGatgtcacaacaacaacaaaaacatgtcaaaaaatcgatttgatgtcaattaCAAAATTTTGGACGTGTCAAGACGACATTGAATTGACATCAAGACGACATCAAATTGATATCTAACATTGGCgtcaaaaaacacatcaaaatgtGAATCGATTTGATGTCAGGTCATTACCTTGACGTCAAAACAacgtcaaattgacatctaacattggtgtAAAAAAACGACTGTCCTGTAATCAATTTTTGACGTTTTTTATACCAATTTTggtgtcgttttgacatcaaggtagtttactTGCCTTGTAGAGACACAAAATCCATAGTAGCTTTGTCATTAgtaattgaagctttcagatgatgAAAATTTCTTATAATatatttagggctgcacaatatatcgtttcagcatcggtatcgcaatgtgtgaatctgcaatagtcacatcgcagaattTGCAATGTCAAGTTGGTATTATAGTTCTGAACATATGATTTGTGGAGTCATCGCTAAGTTTAACCATAAAGTACAGTGAAAGGTTTTCATTTGGATGGGTTTTAAAGACCGGTGACTGTATGATTTACAGTTTTtcctcagtcgctttggtgcatttctcacaacactatttacatttgcacaacaattaatgcatttctcaaaacaattagtacaaacggCAAAACCttgttgataacctgcaaaagcgtgttacttgctcaaaatggatagctcactcctcaaaagcaagtattgatgtcagtGAAAGTGTCAGtctcatcaagatgaaaagtcctgacactattgtttatgaacaagatagtcaaatggctttgtcatgttttcattatgagtttactctGTAAATTTGTCCCAacgcaaaaaagtcagattttggtgacagtttctaaaaatgctcaagacagcactatatactatttgcagagccatttgaaaactacagtaaagttagacatcagtGCATTTAGTgaagtatctgagtacaagacactgaatatgtatgtttcacatttttactgcatatgatctttgcttttttaatatattcacagcattgtgtaaaagaataaatacacccttatttacaaaaaacaaacttcCTCTAGGTGGAGCTGTGCACATCTGTGaaaaatattgcagaacatattggatcTCAACCTACAACATATATAAGtcagtaaatcattcatgaaattgttcaatttaaacGACATTTTCGGGgggaaaaaagatttaaatttgttataaaattttcttgacagattttgacaactagctcaacatttttgtatgtgatgactgaagtaatgaaatgaggactattagttttatatggagtaGCTATTCAGTCTTCACAAGTTCATTTAATTTtcactgacatgacataagcaaatgataatgttataa
Coding sequences:
- the si:ch73-334d15.4 gene encoding voltage-gated potassium channel KCNC4-like — encoded protein: MSSLGVCSLEASEGSSEKIVLNVGGVKHETLRTTLMSLPGSRLAELVNTEKSPSELFFDRHPEVFAHVLQYYRSGKLHCPSNLCGLLLEEEFTFWGISSADVEPCCWETFQQNKETLKALAGIKPSVMKKEEESGQKQQSSSSRGWQRKIWALFDKPYSSVCARIIAIISLFFILLSIIAFSLWTLPSINSHQFLNAWASNSTDDFSRTRPPEAQALDAVEIVCSIWFVFEFAIRAGSCPSKLWFFINVMNIVDLLALFPWFFRWSSNNFSVFALGFLHAMRCIRLLRVFKLMQHVFGVRVLTHTLRASLTSLCIVPLLLSICTLIFGTMFYFAELTHKDSYISSSSGLDGFWWALVTLTTVGYGDMLPVTRQGKCVAFLCAMVGVLLIVLPVPIIVNNFLKFSSLVKTKHSMPRMNEKRSVDVGPSYST